In Halopseudomonas xinjiangensis, a single genomic region encodes these proteins:
- the secD gene encoding protein translocase subunit SecD: MLNRYPLWKYMLIVVVLALGVLYALPNLYPDDPAIQISGSSSTQTISEAELDRARNALAGAGIEVKGTEVGSNGRSGLIRLVSQSQQLPAQDVIRRELGQDYVVAQNLAPTTPDWLRSIGAGPMKLGLDLSGGVHFLLEVDMDRAVTNRVNVYESEVRSLLRSERIRYRSLPNQGNTLQFGFETDEQLNRARGVIAAQYNQFQLTEASREGLEVLRLTLTDAEMAEIREYSLRQNLTTVRNRVNELGVAEPLVQRQGANRIVVELPGVQDTAEAKRILGKTANLEFRLAAEPNAPRATVETFEFRGGEGRPPAEVERSIILTGDQVTDAQSNFDENGRPQVNIRLDGHGGELMTRATRNNIGRGMAVLFIEQRQISREVEKEVDGQMQTVEVPAFVEEKSIISLATIQSTLGNQFRITGLDSPAEASELALLLRAGGLAAPMYFVEERTIGPSLGAENIAKGVTATQVGFLAVLVFMVIVYKAFGIIAGVALSLNLVLLLALMSLLGATLTLPGIAGIVLTLGMAVDANVLIFSRIKEEISSGVSVQRALHEGFDKAFSAILDGNLTTLLVGVILFAMGSGPVKGFAVTLSLGIITSMFSAIMVTRAMVNLSVGGRDIKKLWL; this comes from the coding sequence ATGCTCAATCGTTACCCCTTGTGGAAATACATGCTGATCGTCGTTGTGCTGGCGCTCGGTGTGCTCTATGCATTGCCTAACCTGTATCCCGACGATCCGGCCATTCAGATTTCCGGATCCAGCTCCACGCAGACCATCAGCGAGGCGGAGTTGGACCGCGCCCGTAATGCGCTGGCTGGCGCTGGTATCGAGGTCAAGGGCACCGAGGTCGGCTCCAACGGCCGTTCGGGCCTGATCCGGCTTGTGAGCCAGAGCCAGCAGCTGCCGGCGCAGGATGTGATCCGCCGGGAGCTCGGCCAGGATTATGTCGTTGCGCAGAATCTCGCCCCCACCACGCCCGATTGGCTGAGAAGCATCGGTGCGGGTCCGATGAAGCTCGGTCTCGACCTCTCTGGTGGCGTGCACTTTCTGCTTGAAGTTGATATGGACCGAGCGGTGACCAACCGCGTCAACGTCTACGAAAGCGAGGTGCGCAGCCTTCTTCGCAGCGAACGAATTCGCTATCGCAGCTTGCCGAATCAGGGCAATACGCTGCAGTTCGGTTTCGAAACCGACGAACAGCTGAATCGCGCGCGGGGCGTCATTGCCGCCCAGTACAATCAGTTTCAGTTGACCGAGGCGAGCCGCGAAGGGCTCGAAGTGTTGCGTCTTACTCTGACCGATGCCGAGATGGCCGAGATCCGCGAGTACTCCCTGCGGCAGAACCTCACCACGGTCCGCAACCGGGTGAACGAGCTGGGCGTCGCCGAGCCGCTGGTACAGCGTCAGGGCGCCAACCGCATCGTCGTCGAGCTTCCGGGTGTGCAGGACACGGCGGAAGCCAAGCGCATTCTCGGTAAGACTGCCAACCTTGAATTCCGTCTCGCGGCCGAACCGAACGCCCCGCGCGCTACCGTCGAAACCTTCGAGTTCCGTGGCGGCGAGGGTCGCCCGCCGGCAGAAGTCGAGCGCAGCATCATTCTTACCGGTGACCAGGTAACCGACGCCCAGTCCAACTTCGACGAGAACGGCCGCCCGCAAGTGAACATCCGCCTGGATGGCCACGGCGGCGAACTGATGACGCGAGCCACCCGTAACAACATCGGTCGGGGCATGGCGGTTCTGTTCATCGAGCAGCGCCAGATCAGCCGTGAGGTCGAGAAGGAAGTCGACGGCCAGATGCAGACTGTCGAGGTCCCGGCGTTCGTCGAAGAGAAGTCGATCATCAGTCTGGCGACGATACAGAGCACGCTGGGCAACCAGTTCCGAATCACTGGTCTGGATTCGCCGGCCGAGGCGTCTGAACTTGCGTTGCTGCTTCGTGCGGGTGGTCTTGCTGCGCCGATGTACTTCGTCGAAGAGCGCACCATCGGCCCGAGCCTGGGTGCGGAGAACATTGCCAAGGGTGTCACTGCCACCCAGGTCGGTTTCCTCGCGGTGCTGGTGTTCATGGTGATCGTGTACAAAGCCTTCGGCATCATTGCCGGCGTCGCCCTGTCGTTGAACCTCGTTTTGCTGCTTGCGCTCATGTCGCTGCTCGGCGCAACACTGACATTGCCTGGCATCGCGGGGATCGTCCTGACGCTGGGTATGGCGGTCGACGCGAACGTGCTGATCTTCTCGCGCATCAAGGAAGAAATCTCCTCCGGGGTCTCCGTCCAGCGCGCCTTGCATGAAGGTTTCGACAAGGCGTTCTCGGCCATCCTCGACGGCAACCTGACCACCTTGCTGGTAGGCGTGATCCTGTTCGCGATGGGCTCCGGCCCGGTCAAGGGGTTCGCGGTGACGCTGTCCCTGGGGATCATCACGTCAATGTTCAGTGCCATTATGGTCACCCGCGCCATGGTGAACCTCTCTGTGGGCGGGCGCGACATCAAGAAGCTGTGGCTGTGA
- the secF gene encoding protein translocase subunit SecF, with product MIVKNTINFMGLRRFFYAVAVVLMLGSVVSLVVKQLNLGLDFTGGALVELNYEEAADLESIRQTLHAAGWDDAVVQNFGASTDVLIRLASDDPDLGSEIARLIQTEDAGEVTVERVEFIGPQVGEELRDQGGLGMLLAMGGILLYVSLRFQMKFAVAAIVALVHDVIFTLGFFAFFGLSFDLTVLAALLAVIGYSLNDTIVVFDRVRENLRFMRKTDLVEIINVSTTQTLGRTLATSLSTVIVLLALFWFGGENIHGFATALLIGVGVGTYSSIYVANGLLVTMNLTREDLIPPQVEEAVDDRP from the coding sequence ATGATCGTCAAGAACACAATCAATTTCATGGGGCTGCGCAGGTTCTTCTATGCGGTCGCCGTGGTGCTTATGCTCGGCTCCGTCGTCAGCCTGGTTGTCAAACAGCTGAATCTGGGCCTGGATTTCACCGGCGGTGCGCTGGTCGAGCTCAACTATGAAGAGGCGGCTGATCTGGAGTCGATCCGCCAGACGCTGCACGCGGCGGGCTGGGATGATGCCGTTGTGCAGAACTTCGGTGCATCCACCGATGTGTTGATCCGTCTGGCCAGTGATGATCCCGATCTTGGCAGCGAAATCGCCAGACTGATTCAGACCGAAGATGCCGGTGAGGTTACCGTCGAGCGGGTCGAGTTCATCGGGCCGCAGGTCGGCGAGGAGCTGCGTGACCAGGGTGGTCTGGGCATGCTGCTGGCGATGGGGGGCATTCTTCTCTACGTTTCGCTGCGCTTCCAGATGAAGTTTGCTGTGGCGGCAATCGTGGCGTTGGTGCACGACGTGATCTTCACGCTTGGGTTCTTCGCCTTCTTCGGTCTGTCTTTCGATCTGACGGTGCTGGCTGCGTTACTGGCGGTGATTGGCTACTCGTTGAACGACACCATCGTGGTGTTCGACCGGGTTCGGGAAAACCTGCGGTTCATGCGCAAGACCGATCTGGTCGAGATCATCAACGTATCCACCACCCAGACGCTTGGCCGTACGTTGGCCACGTCGTTATCGACGGTGATCGTGCTGCTGGCATTGTTCTGGTTCGGCGGCGAGAACATCCATGGCTTCGCCACGGCACTGCTGATCGGTGTAGGCGTCGGTACTTATTCGTCGATCTACGTGGCGAACGGCCTGTTGGTGACCATGAACCTCACCCGCGAGGATCTGATTCCTCCGCAGGTAGAGGAGGCTGTAGACGACCGCCCCTAG
- the suhB gene encoding type III secretion system regulator SuhB, producing MQPMLNIALRAARSAGELIYRSIDRLDVLTINEKDAKDYVTEVDRAAEQTIVQQLRKAYPDHGIHAEESGFQPGRGDGADVVWIIDPLDGTTNFIHGVPHYAVSIACRIKGRIEHAVVLDPIRQEEFTASRGRGAALNGKRLRVSPRKSLDGALLGTGFPFRDDQLDALDNYLGMFRALVGQTAGIRRAGAASLDLAYVAAGRFDAFWEFGLAEWDMAAGTLLIQEAGGLVSDFTGGHHYLEKGNIVAGNPKCFKAVLTAIQPHLTPGMKR from the coding sequence ATGCAGCCCATGTTGAACATCGCTCTGCGCGCCGCGCGCAGCGCTGGAGAACTGATTTATCGCTCCATAGACCGCCTCGATGTTCTGACCATCAATGAAAAGGACGCAAAGGACTACGTCACCGAGGTCGACCGGGCTGCCGAGCAGACCATCGTCCAGCAGTTGCGCAAGGCCTACCCCGACCATGGCATCCATGCAGAAGAGTCGGGCTTTCAGCCGGGCCGCGGTGACGGTGCGGATGTGGTGTGGATCATCGATCCGCTGGATGGCACCACCAATTTCATCCACGGCGTGCCGCATTACGCCGTAAGCATTGCCTGTCGCATCAAGGGTCGTATCGAGCACGCTGTCGTCCTCGACCCGATTCGCCAGGAAGAATTCACGGCCAGCCGCGGCCGGGGCGCCGCACTCAACGGCAAACGCCTGCGCGTCAGCCCGCGCAAGAGTCTCGACGGCGCGCTGCTGGGCACAGGCTTCCCGTTCCGTGACGATCAGCTCGATGCGCTGGACAACTACCTTGGCATGTTCCGCGCCCTGGTCGGTCAGACTGCAGGCATTCGCCGCGCCGGGGCTGCCAGCCTGGATCTGGCATACGTAGCCGCTGGCCGCTTCGATGCGTTCTGGGAATTCGGCCTGGCCGAGTGGGACATGGCAGCAGGCACACTGCTGATTCAGGAAGCTGGCGGGCTGGTCAGTGACTTCACTGGCGGGCATCACTACCTGGAAAAAGGCAACATCGTTGCCGGCAATCCCAAATGCTTCAAGGCAGTATTGACCGCGATCCAGCCGCACCTGACGCCAGGCATGAAGCGCTGA
- the trmJ gene encoding tRNA (cytosine(32)/uridine(32)-2'-O)-methyltransferase TrmJ, translating to MNRVRVVLVNTSHPGNIGGAARAMKNMGISELVLVDPERFPDPDARARASGADDVLEGARIVATLEEAISDCVLVLGTSARDRRIPWPVVDPREAAGLVLDQLDDAPEATVALVFGREDSGLTTDELQRCQYHVHIPSNPEFSSLNLAAAVQVLCYELRMLDLQRSGQPTKMKKTETTSIQNEIPATAEEMERFYVHLEQVLVEIGFHDPQKPRQLMPRLRRLYGRIRPNQVEMNILRGILTETQKAIGVQASGERRR from the coding sequence GTGAACAGAGTTCGCGTAGTGTTGGTGAACACCAGTCATCCGGGAAATATCGGTGGTGCCGCCCGGGCAATGAAAAACATGGGCATCTCCGAGCTGGTGCTGGTCGACCCCGAGCGCTTCCCCGATCCGGACGCCCGCGCCCGTGCTTCGGGCGCTGACGATGTGCTCGAAGGGGCGAGGATCGTCGCGACACTCGAGGAGGCAATCAGCGATTGCGTCCTGGTGCTGGGCACCAGCGCGCGCGACCGGCGTATTCCCTGGCCGGTGGTCGATCCTCGTGAAGCGGCTGGCCTGGTGCTGGATCAGCTGGACGACGCGCCCGAAGCGACCGTGGCACTGGTGTTCGGTCGTGAAGACTCCGGCTTGACCACTGATGAGCTGCAGCGCTGCCAGTATCACGTGCATATCCCGTCGAACCCGGAGTTCAGTTCGCTCAATCTCGCTGCCGCAGTGCAAGTGCTCTGCTACGAACTGCGCATGCTCGATTTGCAGCGGTCCGGCCAGCCAACCAAGATGAAGAAGACCGAGACCACCTCTATCCAGAACGAGATTCCCGCTACGGCGGAGGAGATGGAACGTTTTTATGTTCATCTGGAGCAGGTGCTGGTTGAAATCGGCTTCCATGACCCTCAGAAACCGAGGCAGCTGATGCCGCGTCTGCGTCGTCTGTATGGCCGGATCAGACCCAACCAGGTGGAAATGAACATTCTGCGCGGTATCCTGACCGAAACCCAGAAAGCTATCGGCGTCCAGGCGTCCGGTGAGCGGAGACGTTAA
- the cysE gene encoding serine O-acetyltransferase → MFKRMKEDIASVFHRDPAARNTLEVLFCYPGLHAIWIHRLSHWLWQHEARLLARMLSNFARWMTGIEIHPGVKLGRRFFIDHGMGVVIGETAEIGDDVTLYQGVTLGGTSWGKGKRHPTLEDGVVVGAGAKVLGPFTVGAGAKIGSNAVVTKPVPAGATAVGIPGRIIVKEPAEELGEQSARRQEMAEKLGFDSYGVTKDMPDPVARAIERMLDHMHAVDKRMEGMCRALSELGSDYCAKDLPRLDDHDFDILKSDSVAPDTGAAPVDETQAKY, encoded by the coding sequence ATGTTCAAGCGCATGAAGGAAGACATTGCCAGTGTGTTTCACCGGGACCCTGCCGCCCGGAATACGCTTGAGGTGCTGTTCTGTTATCCGGGTTTGCATGCGATCTGGATCCACCGGCTGAGTCACTGGCTCTGGCAGCACGAAGCGCGTCTGCTGGCACGCATGCTGTCAAATTTCGCGCGCTGGATGACCGGCATCGAGATCCATCCGGGGGTAAAGCTGGGTCGTCGCTTCTTTATCGATCACGGCATGGGTGTGGTGATCGGCGAGACCGCCGAAATCGGCGACGACGTTACCCTTTATCAGGGGGTCACGCTTGGCGGTACCAGCTGGGGCAAGGGCAAGCGTCATCCCACGCTGGAAGACGGCGTGGTCGTCGGAGCCGGCGCCAAGGTGCTGGGGCCGTTCACCGTGGGCGCCGGGGCCAAGATCGGCTCGAACGCAGTGGTGACCAAGCCGGTACCCGCCGGCGCCACGGCTGTGGGAATTCCCGGAAGGATCATTGTGAAGGAGCCGGCAGAGGAGCTGGGCGAGCAGTCGGCTCGGCGCCAGGAGATGGCCGAGAAGCTCGGCTTCGATTCCTACGGCGTCACCAAGGACATGCCGGACCCGGTCGCGCGTGCCATCGAGCGCATGCTCGACCACATGCACGCCGTAGACAAGCGTATGGAAGGCATGTGCCGCGCTCTGAGCGAACTGGGCAGCGACTACTGCGCCAAGGATCTGCCGCGTCTGGATGATCATGACTTCGACATACTCAAGAGCGACTCGGTCGCGCCGGATACCGGCGCCGCGCCAGTCGACGAGACACAGGCCAAGTACTGA
- a CDS encoding IscS subfamily cysteine desulfurase translates to MRLPIYLDYAATTPVDPRVAEKMMACLTLDGNFANPASRSHIYGWKAEESVEAARRQVADLVGADPREIVWTSGATESNNLAIKGTAHALAHRGRHLVTSRIEHKAVLDSCRQLEQEGFEVTYLDPGADGVVTPQALGEALREDTILVTLMHVNNEIGTVHDLAGLGAVVHEHGALFHVDAAQSTGKLAIDLKTLPVDLMSFSAHKTYGPKGIGALYVRRSLEVRPQALIHGGGHERGMRSGTLPTHQIVGMGEAFELAGLSMSAERERISDLHTRFLAGLEALEGVQLNGSASSRVPHNLNVSFSGVDGELLLLSLKDLALSTGSACTSAAVEPSYVLRGIGLSDERAHGSLRISLGRFTSAEEVDQATGILCDVVTRLRKSS, encoded by the coding sequence ATGCGACTGCCGATCTACCTCGACTATGCAGCGACTACGCCGGTTGATCCGCGCGTCGCCGAGAAGATGATGGCCTGCCTGACGTTGGACGGCAATTTTGCCAACCCGGCCTCGCGGTCGCATATTTATGGTTGGAAGGCCGAGGAATCGGTCGAGGCCGCTCGCCGTCAGGTCGCTGATCTGGTTGGTGCCGATCCCAGGGAGATCGTCTGGACGTCCGGCGCCACCGAATCGAACAATCTGGCGATCAAAGGCACGGCCCATGCTCTGGCGCACCGCGGCCGCCATCTGGTCACCTCGCGCATCGAGCACAAGGCGGTACTCGATAGTTGTCGCCAGCTCGAACAGGAAGGCTTCGAGGTGACCTATCTCGATCCGGGTGCTGACGGCGTAGTCACTCCGCAAGCGCTCGGCGAGGCGCTTCGGGAAGACACCATCCTGGTGACACTGATGCACGTGAACAACGAAATCGGCACGGTGCATGATCTGGCGGGGCTGGGAGCGGTCGTGCATGAGCATGGTGCGCTGTTCCATGTGGATGCAGCGCAATCCACCGGCAAGCTTGCGATCGACCTGAAGACGCTGCCGGTCGATCTGATGTCCTTCAGCGCGCACAAGACGTACGGGCCCAAGGGTATCGGGGCGCTATACGTTCGCCGCTCACTCGAGGTGCGGCCACAGGCGCTGATACACGGGGGCGGCCATGAGCGCGGTATGCGCTCCGGGACCCTGCCGACACACCAGATTGTCGGCATGGGCGAGGCTTTCGAGCTGGCAGGGCTATCCATGTCGGCAGAGCGCGAACGAATCAGCGATCTGCACACGCGCTTTCTGGCAGGGCTGGAGGCACTTGAGGGCGTCCAGCTCAATGGCAGCGCGAGCAGCCGCGTACCGCATAATCTCAATGTGTCGTTTTCCGGAGTCGACGGCGAGTTGCTGCTGCTGTCGCTCAAGGATCTGGCACTCTCGACCGGTTCGGCCTGCACCTCTGCGGCGGTGGAACCATCCTATGTGCTCCGCGGCATCGGCTTGTCCGACGAGCGAGCACATGGCTCGCTGCGCATTTCCCTGGGCCGATTCACCTCCGCGGAAGAGGTGGACCAGGCGACTGGCATCCTTTGCGACGTCGTCACCCGCCTGCGCAAGAGTTCCTGA
- the ndk gene encoding nucleoside-diphosphate kinase, with the protein MAVERTLSIIKPDAVAKNVIGQIISRFEQADLRVVAAKMVQLSQSDAEGFYAEHKERPFFKDLVAFMTSGPVVVQVLEGEGAVLKNRDLMGATNPKEAAAGTIRADFAESIDANAVHGSDSTTSAAREVAYFFAETELCPRSR; encoded by the coding sequence ATGGCTGTTGAACGCACTCTGTCCATCATCAAGCCCGACGCCGTTGCCAAGAACGTCATCGGTCAGATCATCAGCCGTTTCGAGCAGGCTGATCTGCGCGTGGTCGCGGCCAAGATGGTACAGCTGTCCCAGTCGGACGCCGAAGGCTTCTACGCCGAGCACAAGGAGCGTCCGTTCTTCAAGGATCTGGTTGCGTTCATGACTTCCGGTCCGGTCGTTGTCCAGGTGCTTGAAGGCGAAGGCGCGGTACTGAAGAATCGCGACCTGATGGGCGCTACCAACCCGAAGGAAGCGGCTGCCGGCACTATCCGCGCCGACTTCGCCGAGTCAATCGATGCGAACGCCGTTCACGGTTCCGATTCGACTACTTCGGCTGCCCGCGAAGTCGCTTACTTCTTCGCTGAAACCGAACTCTGCCCGCGTAGCCGCTAA
- the rlmN gene encoding 23S rRNA (adenine(2503)-C(2))-methyltransferase RlmN: protein MTDTVTKTNLLGLTQPKMEAFFEEIGEKRFRAGQVMKWIHHFGVADFDEMTNLGKALREKLKARAEIRGPEIVSEDISRDGTRKWVVRVASGSCVETVYIPQNGRGTLCVSSQAGCALDCSFCSTGKQGFNSDLTVAEIIGQVWVANKSFGTVPAKVDRAITNVVMMGMGEPLLNFDNVVDAMTLMMDDLGYGISKRKVTLSTSGVVPMIDKLASVTDVALALSLHAPNDQLRNELVPINRKYPLDMLLASCNRYIAGLGEKRYLTIEYTLLKDVNDQPEHAEQLIELLRQTPCKINLIPFNPFPHSGYERPSNNAIRRFQDMLHRAGYNVTVRTTRGEDIDAACGQLVGQVADRTRRSERYIAVRQLATDGTAGIVPPVSSRQV from the coding sequence ATGACCGACACCGTTACCAAGACCAATCTGCTGGGTCTGACTCAGCCGAAGATGGAAGCGTTCTTCGAGGAAATCGGGGAAAAGCGTTTCCGTGCCGGTCAGGTGATGAAATGGATACATCACTTCGGCGTCGCCGATTTTGACGAGATGACCAATCTCGGCAAGGCCCTGCGCGAAAAGCTCAAGGCCCGTGCCGAGATTCGCGGTCCGGAAATCGTCAGTGAAGATATTTCCCGAGACGGCACGCGCAAGTGGGTCGTGCGTGTCGCTTCGGGCAGTTGCGTCGAGACGGTGTACATACCGCAAAACGGCCGCGGCACCCTGTGTGTTTCCTCGCAGGCGGGCTGTGCGCTGGACTGCAGCTTCTGTTCGACCGGCAAGCAAGGTTTCAATAGCGATCTGACCGTGGCCGAGATCATCGGTCAGGTCTGGGTCGCCAACAAGTCTTTCGGGACAGTCCCGGCGAAAGTCGACCGGGCGATCACCAACGTGGTGATGATGGGTATGGGTGAGCCGCTGCTCAACTTCGACAACGTCGTCGATGCCATGACCCTGATGATGGACGACCTCGGTTACGGTATTTCCAAGCGCAAGGTGACACTGTCCACCTCGGGCGTGGTCCCGATGATTGACAAGCTGGCGTCGGTCACCGACGTAGCGTTGGCGTTGTCGTTGCACGCGCCCAACGATCAGCTGCGTAACGAGCTGGTACCGATCAACCGCAAGTATCCTCTGGACATGCTGCTCGCTTCTTGCAACCGGTATATTGCCGGGCTTGGCGAAAAGCGTTACCTGACCATCGAATACACTCTGCTCAAGGACGTCAACGACCAGCCTGAGCACGCCGAACAGTTGATCGAGCTGCTGCGCCAGACGCCTTGCAAGATCAACCTGATTCCGTTCAATCCGTTCCCGCATTCGGGCTACGAGCGGCCGAGCAACAACGCCATTCGCCGTTTCCAGGACATGCTGCATCGGGCCGGCTACAACGTGACCGTGCGCACGACGCGGGGCGAGGATATCGATGCGGCCTGCGGTCAGCTGGTAGGCCAGGTGGCCGACCGTACCCGCCGTAGCGAGCGCTACATCGCGGTGCGCCAGTTGGCGACCGATGGTACGGCCGGCATCGTGCCGCCTGTCTCCAGTCGCCAGGTCTGA
- the pilW gene encoding type IV pilus biogenesis/stability protein PilW, whose translation MIKPIVTVWMLSLVLTGCMTTTGDKPRKTDPNAARDSYIQLGIGYLQEGETERAKAPLSEALRIDPRSSAAHMALALVFQQEGEDVSAEKHFRAALASEPDSARILNNYGAFLLEQERYEEALRHFEKAALDTLYRERSRVFENLGLTHMRMGNMDEAKASFERALRLNSRQPLALLELAKIEFEAQNYVPAWEYYRRFTQLSGQTASSLWLGVQLARRFEDHSRAASYALQLRRLYPVSPEAKALKASESS comes from the coding sequence ATGATCAAGCCGATAGTCACAGTATGGATGCTGAGCTTGGTATTGACCGGTTGCATGACCACGACCGGGGATAAGCCGCGCAAGACCGACCCGAATGCAGCGCGCGATTCCTATATACAACTTGGCATCGGGTATCTGCAGGAAGGCGAGACCGAGCGCGCCAAGGCGCCGCTCAGCGAGGCATTGCGGATCGATCCACGTTCGTCAGCCGCCCATATGGCGCTGGCCCTGGTGTTCCAGCAGGAAGGCGAAGACGTTTCGGCGGAAAAGCATTTCCGCGCAGCGCTGGCCAGCGAGCCGGACAGCGCCCGCATTCTGAATAACTACGGAGCCTTCCTGCTGGAGCAGGAGCGCTACGAGGAAGCATTGCGTCACTTCGAGAAAGCTGCGCTCGATACCCTGTATCGAGAGCGCTCACGAGTGTTCGAGAATCTTGGTCTGACGCACATGCGGATGGGCAATATGGACGAAGCCAAGGCCAGCTTCGAGCGCGCGCTGCGGCTGAATAGCCGGCAGCCGCTGGCTCTGCTGGAATTGGCAAAGATCGAATTTGAAGCCCAGAATTATGTACCAGCCTGGGAATACTATCGCCGCTTTACCCAGCTGTCGGGCCAAACTGCATCCAGCCTCTGGTTGGGCGTGCAACTGGCTCGTCGGTTCGAAGACCACAGCCGGGCTGCGAGCTATGCATTGCAACTGCGCCGCCTCTATCCAGTCAGTCCCGAGGCCAAAGCGCTCAAAGCGTCGGAGTCATCATGA
- a CDS encoding RodZ domain-containing protein has protein sequence MSSDQNDFAAGSQDAPRFASPGEALRDARLQHGLDATQVAEALRLSPKTLEYIETGQFDRLPGDTFGRGYIRAYARLLKLDPTPYVLAYDRQMGIQERERPVHGISQVAPYTQSSRLWVRGTTAALMLAVVGCGVWWWSADQRPQQAQLASSPDGLLEDVQIDSLPPPVPIPGMQRANLSLIERPESGADLASYSAPGGAAEQADTATEQRAVSASNTAAAPTPPAAVEPQPATATATSTSDGRNLQMSFSDNCWVQISTMEGRVVHSGLMQAGQSITIPQQGPLQVVIGAVEAVESIQLAGAPVQLPSHKQSGVVRLRLDERG, from the coding sequence ATGAGCTCAGATCAAAACGATTTTGCAGCCGGCAGCCAGGATGCGCCGCGGTTCGCCAGCCCCGGCGAGGCCCTGCGCGACGCGCGGCTCCAGCATGGACTGGATGCGACCCAGGTCGCGGAAGCGCTGAGGTTGTCGCCGAAGACCCTGGAATACATCGAGACCGGGCAGTTCGATCGGTTGCCGGGCGACACGTTCGGTCGCGGTTACATCCGCGCCTACGCCCGTCTGCTGAAACTCGATCCAACCCCTTACGTACTCGCCTATGATCGCCAGATGGGGATCCAGGAGCGTGAACGGCCTGTCCACGGCATCAGTCAGGTGGCGCCCTACACCCAATCCAGCCGGTTGTGGGTGCGCGGCACGACGGCAGCGTTGATGCTTGCGGTGGTCGGTTGCGGTGTATGGTGGTGGAGCGCGGATCAGCGGCCCCAGCAGGCACAGCTTGCCAGTAGCCCGGATGGACTGCTCGAAGACGTGCAGATCGATTCACTGCCGCCGCCGGTGCCGATTCCAGGTATGCAGCGCGCCAACCTGTCATTGATCGAGCGGCCCGAAAGCGGCGCGGACCTGGCGAGCTACAGCGCGCCAGGGGGCGCGGCCGAGCAGGCCGATACCGCCACTGAGCAACGCGCGGTAAGCGCGTCGAATACAGCGGCAGCGCCGACGCCACCGGCAGCAGTCGAGCCACAGCCGGCCACCGCCACTGCCACCTCGACCAGCGACGGTCGCAATCTGCAGATGAGCTTCAGCGACAACTGCTGGGTGCAGATCAGCACGATGGAGGGCAGGGTCGTGCACAGTGGGCTTATGCAGGCCGGGCAGAGCATTACCATCCCGCAGCAGGGCCCGCTTCAGGTGGTCATTGGCGCCGTCGAAGCAGTTGAATCCATTCAGCTTGCCGGTGCGCCTGTCCAGTTGCCCAGCCACAAACAGTCCGGCGTAGTGCGTCTGCGTCTCGACGAACGGGGTTGA